In the genome of Levilactobacillus brevis, the window CAAGGATATAGCTATTGCCATCCTCCATAATAACTTGTGAAATTTTAGGTTGAGCATACTTATAGCTAGACTTAACAATATCCCCAACATATATTTCCTTGCCATTGGCATCTTTCAGGCCGGTAAACTGCTCCAATTTAAGCTGGCTATTGTCTCCAACAGGGCCATCATTTCCACCTTGCACATTACCATCAGCAGCACTAGCTTCAACCCAGTACGCGTTGCCATCTATAAAGTCTATACAGTCGACTTGTAGCATTTTATGCTGCGTTTCGTCCCACACTCTAAATGTTGGTGTCATCATTCGTCCTCCCAATCTCAACATCACTCGGTGCCACCTCAATATGCCTGTGGCTGCATTTAACTTTAATCATCGCCGATCGGCTATCGCCACGAACAATCCAGCATAGCCATGTAGCCGGTTGCTTAACGTGATGGCGTCGATGGTAATACACCTTATCGCCGTGCTTCATTGTCTGCCTCCCGCAGCTTTTCTCGTATGCAGCGCACCCAATCTTTGTCGCGGCCCATAGCACTAGCGATTCCTTTATTGCTAGGCTTGTTCATGTGATCGAGGTTGTATTTCAACTGTGTTAATTCATCTGGTGTGGCTTGGTAATCCAATTCGTCACGGTTTTCCATTCTGAGACGTAATTGCTTTAGATAATGCTGTGACTTTGACCGTTCTTGTGCAATATATTCGCTAGTGTATCCGTGTAAAATCATGTGGCGTAAGATATTACTTTCCGCTGTGTGTTCTTCCTCAAATTCACCGTGGATATTCTTTTTAACATCTTCCGGCCAATTATCTGGATCGTCGCCATAATTGGCGTAAGCAGCTCTAATTTCAGCCGCCATTTTCTTGTTTGGTGACATAACTTTTACTCCTTCCTCAATAGTCATTTTGCTTCGTTCCTTAGCTCTTCAAATTCATGTTTACGACGTTCTTTCAAAACTTCATTGCAATTGGGACATGGACTAGCTGTGACAGTGCTTGCTGTGCAGTGGTGAAAAACGCCAGTGCCATGACACAATGGGCATTCGCTCATACATTACGCACTCCTTTCATGCCATCAAAAATCAGTTGTTGTTCCGGGTTATCTGGATATACACGATCAATGAACTTGCCTTCATACATCTGTTTTAGCTGTCCCTTGGTATTATTGGTCGTAATGATGGTGATACCCTTAGCGGTGTTGTGATTAAAATCAACTCTAGCATTAGATACCCGATACATGATGTCTTGAAGATCCTTATGAACTGGTTTAATGTTGCCGGTCATACCGCCTTCCGTGCCAAAATCATCTAGTACCAGTACATCAACCTCAATCATCGAACGTGTTATGTTGATCAGTTTGGAACGAATTGAAGTGTCCTCATATTTGTCATTGACCATTCTTAGCAGCTCGGCAGTTGATACAAACATGCCACTATGGCCATGGCTCATCAGGTGGTCCAACATAGCTAGTGCTAAAGATGTTTTACCAACGCCACGATCACCCATCATAACCACATTGAAGTTTTTGTTTTCTAATTGCTTAGCCAACACGAATGCCTTCTTGCCTAATGACTTAGCTAAGTGTGGATTGTCCTGCTTAGCAATATCCCAGTTGCCAAACGAGAATTTGAGCGGTATGTTTCCTGACCAAACCGAGTAGCTATAGTACCGGGCCATTTTGTCCCGTTTCAATTGTTGAGTTGCTTGTTCGGCCGTCTTACGATCTAATTCTTCTTTAGTCGGCAAGTGGTTCAGGTCAACATGGTGGGCATTGGCTAGCCGCTGAATATATCTCTTGTCAAAAGTAACGTGCTCCATATTAACCTCCCGTCCAATACTCGCGGCCCTCATGTTTTGGTTCATCAGGTACTGCATTCAAATATCCTTCAAATTTACTAGCTCTAAATAAAGTAGATGGCCTTAAATACTGAGCCATATCTTTATTGTTGAGCCACAGTTTGCATTGATGGTCTATTACTTTTTGCATATCTTCGGCGCTAAATCCATCATGCTGTCGTGCCATAACTAATCCCTTGTTAGTGTTAGTGTGTTTGAAATGCTTGCCAGTCTTTTCGTTGAGATAGTCAATTACAGATTGCCAAGAAAACTCAGGTGCTGCGTTAGCTGCACAATGGTTTTTACTTGTATTTAGTATTTCTTGTTTTTGGTAATTCTTATTATTGGTAGTTCTTAGTGACGGGTTTTCCCTTGGACGGCTTTCCCGTCCGACGGGTTTCCCGTTCGACGGATAATCGGATAAAAACCATTCCATTCCTTTTATTTGCTTAGCTTCATCAAATTTTACAGATCTGATTAAATATCCGGCATTTTCCAGCTCCTTCAACCCATTTTGTAAGGATTCTCGTCCATCAACAACTGAATGCTTCTCAATTTCACTTACGTAGAATTTCCAGTTGTCCGCCTGGCTCCAAAGATAAAGGAATATTCCTCTTGCTTTCCAGCTAAGGTTAGAATCTCTGACAACTTTATTGCTTACGTTCGTGTAAGTATTATTAGTGCTCTTTATGAGTCTCGCCATAATCTCCTCTAACTCCAATCTTTTCCA includes:
- a CDS encoding YopX family protein, with the protein product MLRLGGRMMTPTFRVWDETQHKMLQVDCIDFIDGNAYWVEASAADGNVQGGNDGPVGDNSQLKLEQFTGLKDANGKEIYVGDIVKSSYKYAQPKISQVIMEDGNSYILGEDLATGNEMLVSDHINEIEVIGNVHTNPELLEAQHD
- a CDS encoding ATP-binding protein translates to MEHVTFDKRYIQRLANAHHVDLNHLPTKEELDRKTAEQATQQLKRDKMARYYSYSVWSGNIPLKFSFGNWDIAKQDNPHLAKSLGKKAFVLAKQLENKNFNVVMMGDRGVGKTSLALAMLDHLMSHGHSGMFVSTAELLRMVNDKYEDTSIRSKLINITRSMIEVDVLVLDDFGTEGGMTGNIKPVHKDLQDIMYRVSNARVDFNHNTAKGITIITTNNTKGQLKQMYEGKFIDRVYPDNPEQQLIFDGMKGVRNV
- a CDS encoding conserved phage C-terminal domain-containing protein encodes the protein MARLIKSTNNTYTNVSNKVVRDSNLSWKARGIFLYLWSQADNWKFYVSEIEKHSVVDGRESLQNGLKELENAGYLIRSVKFDEAKQIKGMEWFLSDYPSNGKPVGRESRPRENPSLRTTNNKNYQKQEILNTSKNHCAANAAPEFSWQSVIDYLNEKTGKHFKHTNTNKGLVMARQHDGFSAEDMQKVIDHQCKLWLNNKDMAQYLRPSTLFRASKFEGYLNAVPDEPKHEGREYWTGG